The following is a genomic window from Xyrauchen texanus isolate HMW12.3.18 chromosome 6, RBS_HiC_50CHRs, whole genome shotgun sequence.
GaaacactggaaaacagtaaagACATGCAGAGAGTTGCACATTAACTGGCAAACTTTCTCTTTTATAGATCAATtcaaagaaaatgtgtttaatgccAAATGCTTccgtcagggctggactgggaagagaaaccggcccgggattttacatagcaactggcccaaacataggattttacatagcaacttgcatatcgcggcgccgttttgaaTAATGTGGCGGCTCATTTAAGCTTatcgcagccgacccaccggcccgctcggttgtcccaatggccagtccgcccctgaacggccccaaagtgcgccggcccaccaggaaaataccaggtatgccagattaccagtccagccctggcttcCGTGGACACTGAGAGTTTGAGTCTAAGTCAGATAAGGAAGTGATAGACATGCAAAAGTGTTCAAACAGACAAATGTTCGTCTGCTAgggttacaaatacatttttatcagatAGATGCACTTAAAATTGACAGACTTTCTCTTCCACGAAAACAGCCCAAAActattgatgacatcatcctgCACTCAGGGGAGTTTCCAGATTTTTGCCCAATAAAATGAACTGAAGAATGTGACTGTCCCTCCCCCAATACAAACTGCCTATGACAAGCGATAAAAACTAACTAATCATAGTTCAACATAATCATGGCTGTGATGCAAACTAAAGGCTTTTAGCTGTTAAAACTGGGTGAGGCCTACGAGGAAATGGGGAAACACGTCAacacagggaaaaaaaaaagtgcaccCGCCAAGACTTTCATTTCAAGCACGTGTTGTGTAGGAAATTTCTACGATGGTAATGTGGCAATAAATGTTCACCAATAGAGAACACATGGTGGTCTTCTCTCTCCACTCGACACTGCTCCAACAGCAGAGCTCCAATGGGCTGAAAACACaagcaaataaaaaagaaaagaaattaaacTCATCGTGGTCGTGACACCATTAAGGTTCAGATCAGACGGCGAGTCGAATAAACGCTGTGCTCACCTCATCCTCATCAGTGCGAAAATAAAACAGGAAATTAACAATCAGCTTCACTAGACGCTTCTTCACAACTGTTAAGAGACATGGAATAAAAAGTGAGAGAAAAAATCTTGTTAAAAATTATCAACAACAAAGTCTAAATTAAAAACTCAAATGATTGGCCTGATTATAAACGTAATACTGCTTAGCAGAgcctaaatgttatttttctttcaataaaattATGTCGTTCAAGTCACACGACTTTTCTTTCGCCGAAGTCAAACACTTGTttgtttttgatcatttattcAGACATGCATTGTCATTACGTGCCAATTAAATTGATAAAATCGGATACAATTAAACTGGGATTGCACATAGGACTAATGGTCAACCGATATTGTATTTGGCCGAttcaaatgttaaatataatttaacaacagcaaatcagatgaaCACAAAATTTCGGaagtgaaacaaacacttattttatgcgAGTGTAACGGGAACCAGCTGATgagtagctgtgcagtgtgacgctagaggctgtagcctttagcattaatgttagcacacccacctcccatgctggagacgccagttcgagtcccgttcggagcggggcgatgggagtgaggtttaggggggtgcaTGTAATGGTGGCCAggtgatagatagctgtgcagtgtgattctaggggctgtagcctttagcctccttgttagcgtacccgcctcccatgctggagacgccagttcgagtcccgtacggagcgggtagaaaaggagagttacagtggtgccgtgacccagatgggagtgagattTAGGTGGGTGAGCAtaacggtagccagctgataGAAAGCTGTACAAtgtgatgctagaggctgtagcctttagcctccttgttagcacacccgcctcccatgctggaaaCGCCAgtttgagtcccgttcggagcggggcgaccagggccggatacaatggtgccgtgacccggatgggagtgaggttcaGGGGGGGTGAGCGTAActgtagccagctggtagatagctgtgcaatgtgtataaacctcactctcctgaccttaagaggtgcactagcgactgacactagaggctgtaacatttagcctccttgttagcgtacccgcctcccatgctggagacgccagttcgagtcctgtacggagcgggtagaacaggagcattgcagtggggccgtgacccggatgggagtgaggtttagggggtgagcgtaacggtagccagctgatagctagctgtgcagtgtgatgctagaggctgtagcctttagcctccttgttagcacacccgcctcccatgctggagacgccggtgcgagtcccgtacagagcgggtagaacaggagcattaccgtggtgccgtgacccggatgggagtgaggtttagggggggtgagcgtaacggtagccagctgatagatagctgtgcaatgtgtataaacctcactctcctgacctcaagaggtgcactaacgACTGACGCTAGTATATTGGTAGTTTTTGGAACTGACAAAAGGGAAAGTTAACCCTTCTGTTAATCGGCCAAGCAGACATGATGCCCAGTCTGTATAAAAGTTAAAAAACACTATAATTTCAAAATACACTATACAtttcatgtgtatatgtgtatatatatataaatatataggcctactaatgttagtcaataaacaacacatcataagattaTGATGCACAGACATAATTCGTTTCATTagactaaaatgtaaacatatttacACAGTAAGTTGATATGGAAACTACTAGgctatatatttgtaaattaacCTATAACTAAATTAAGTTTTAAATTAACTACGCTTAGGCCTGCcacgattattattattattattacaagagacagaaatgtaagaataactacaaaaataaataaatgtgggaatatttaaatatgggaataaataaatgaaaaaaggagaaataaaaaaaagtttacaagaataaaaattaaaatagaaaataataaataaaggggaaaaaaagtcatacaaaaatacatttaattaaaaacaaattatttttgttttatcaagacatttattcctttatttattttcttattatttcatttatttattatatttgcagGGTTCGTCCTCcatatttttgacaacatttaGGAGTACACTAATACATAGATAACCTCAACGCTTAACGACATGGACTAAACCAGACAAAACACCCAgattgatttcatggggtctttaaaggcTGTCAGTGTGACTCTTACCGTCCCCTTTATTCGGACCTCTCATGCCCAGCTCGGCCGCTCTCTCTGACGGCTGGCGGCTCAGGAACACCAGCTCCTTCTCGTTAAAGCGCATTTCCAGCTCTTAAACACCAGCTCCGAATCATTAAATCGCATTTGATCAGTTCCCGCCTTTTTTCCAGTCTCGCGCCAAAGTCTCATCAGACACTCCACGTCATGTCGATCA
Proteins encoded in this region:
- the LOC127645825 gene encoding pleckstrin homology domain-containing family J member 1-like, with protein sequence MRFNEKELVFLSRQPSERAAELGMRGPNKGDVVKKRLVKLIVNFLFYFRTDEDEPIGALLLEQCRVEREDHHVFSIVFLDEAARKYLFECDSEQQCVEWIDAIIKASYEFMRKNIIFYRTEIHRLTGKDPLEQYGISDETRFQDNSGLPVLPPPPT